From Amyelois transitella isolate CPQ chromosome 2, ilAmyTran1.1, whole genome shotgun sequence:
CAACACCTTATACACCAGCAATTTAGGCTTACCTAATAGTTCATACAATTGCcaattaacatataaataatgtcaGTACTCGCTTATATTCAATCAGTGAAGTCTTTGCTACTAAATAGTAAGTCATTGTTTACAATACTAATAGCTTACACTAAGTTCATGCCACACAGTGGCTGCCAATCAGGCTGATTCATATTGCATATTATGTATTGATGCAACATTGCCACAAACATCACtacattcataataaaatattcaaataaatgattatgtaTATGAATCACTAGAaccatataaaatttttcctGGAATCATCCGTGACCAATTCAACGTCAAACgtttatgttaaattttagATCATAATCTGTTTGAAATTCATTAATAtgaactaataatataaaaaaagctttTGTACATTGATTTTTGtagtttgcaaaaataatttcggTAAGTAtagcatttaataaaaaaaaacctaatattttcttaatattcagaaataaaatcataatgtCATCTTtatcttttgaaaaaaaaacctagaTAAATTTGCAACTATAATAATACTGTGTACTTCAAAACGTTGTAGTCCATATTCGAGCTAACCTCTTTCCTTACACATTGAAGAATAATGGCCAggcatattaaatatatataggtacttattgttAAAACATTGCAAAAAAAACAAGGCGAGAGATGGTGAGATTGATGAAAGTATTATACGGCAGAACTCactgaaaaatattgaaatccaatgtatttaataagattttaaactGTGtgtagtaaattaatttatattctaatATAAATGTTCATTATGTAAACGAATAACATCGATACaaaagaaaaggaaaaatGGTAGtaactttctttaaaaaaaatacacctgGCCAGTTAATCTTCTCTTAACCCCCAGTCAAGCCCAGAGATCATacataaattgtttatattcaCTTGGAATCAacacaattttgaaatatacctTAATCAATTCAAAAAGCTATTATACAATGCATTAAAACTAAATGAGGGACATCTTAACTAAACTTAGTAATACTTTACTTATTctctaatatttacaaatgggttttataacttaaaatgttttaatgttCATTGAAAATCTGAccattacatttatatatcaatgtttttcaataaaatatatccatCATAATGTGAAGTTgttctaaaaaaatttaaacattatagTTTCTTcaggaattaattaatatttaaaatataaatatttcatgaaaaaacGAACACAGTTATACCGTTTATTAggaggaaaaaaaattttttttaagatcacCGCATTCTAAAACTTCTTACTGAAACATTCGCCGATCCATATCTCAAACACTTCAAAAcctatgaaaatatatatctcCAATTTCAGTTCACTGACGAAACACTAGAATGAACAAGCGAAACATGATGTTCAAGACCGACAGATTCTACTTAATCATCATCAAATTTGACCAATTTGAATGATTCAATCCTTTGCAGACATTTAGTATGTAACCTACATCTGTTGActgcaaataattttatcactgCACATTCGCACTTATTCTGTCACAAGTACCCACACCCACGCCTCATTGGTGGGATTTTAGTGTCAAATTACATAACTAGTAGTAACTTTTGATATTTTCCGggactaaaattattttctaccCCACTTGTTAACCCAACAGTTAATGATTTTACACCCAGGTTTTGGAAAGTCTAGAGGTCTTACTAGTATACTTCTCCTTTTAAGACGTTATTGTCCACTAGCCTAGCCACTACTTTTTGATCAGACAGAGACAAAGCATCTTGCTTCAAGGTGGTATTTGAAGACTTAAATGGCTGCAAATTTCACAGGTTTTTCACTTTCACTAAAACCGCCTAAAATCACTTCACTAAATGTCATTTTGGTGGGGAAAGGTGCCTCATTTCATGCTAATCGGCTTCCTCTGGAGGCCTCTTGTAGACAGGTCCAAATTTGGCCATGTATTTCTTGACGAACATCTTGGCTTTCGACCGGACTGAGTCAGTGACAACTAGTTCTTCTACAGACTGACAGTGCTTCAGTTCTTTCAGCATCACGAAGTGGGTTAGCTGAAAAAAagcatgttattttaattttgttttttttttttgtaggatATCAGGTaacaaaaaattgataatgaaAAAGAGTATTTTAGGTCACAGGACGCCGCGGTCTTTGAACGCCTATAGCGTACAACGAAGTCCATAAAAACGACCTAAGAGAGATAGAAGTTAATCAACCACGAGAAAAGACCAAATGAACTGTAAATAACTGTGGCAAAGTGATAATAATTTGCTTAACTCGCCTCAAACAatcttttcaataataaatatatatgggacaaaccCTCACCTTCCTAGCTAAATGCTTGAAGTCCGCCGTGCTCGTGATCCGGCCGGCGGGCGCGTCCGCGTGGCGGTAGGGGTTGAGGTGCGCCACCATGACGCGCGCCATGCTGCTGCGGAACTGCTCCTTCTTCCGGCGGGACAGCTCCTCCAGCTCTGCTGCGGTCAGCGCGGGCGCAGGCGCAGGCGCGGCTACAACCGGACTCGTAGTAATATCCGGGGATTTTTCCACCATTCTTGGTTTGTCGTCGTCGGAATCGTCTTCGGAATCACTGTCAGAGTCCACCAGGTCGACCAGCTGTGAAAACAATCAGTCGGGAGTTAGCACTGATCGCGATTACGATcgatattgaattattttacctAAATTCCAGTAACGATTGTACTACCTTATGTGAACCATTGTTTATAATACATGACATTTCTTTATCgcttactgggtagacagagcctttaGAAGACTGAAAGTCCACTGGTATATGATAAAGAGATTTTAACAATAACACTTATTTAAATGTAGGCTCAAAGTGTTCTAATGTAAAGTAAAAGCCACACTCAAAGATGAGAAAAAAACAGCATTATGCGTATGGGAGAGGTCAGTAacgatcgtagcaagtggaattccatagtctctgcctaccccaatgggaaactggcgtgatggtatgtatgtattatgcgCATCTACACTTTGTGAAGGTTCGAGGCGTAGAGATGTAGAACAAAAGGCAGATGGAGTTTtacttcttctacacatgcgctttggaagcggtagtagttataattagatttaagttatgtgacgtcaataagtgataccttgtatccaattttgaaaatatatctattctattctactgtAATGGCAAAATTAAGCGCCCACCTTGAGGTCGTTCTCGTGCTTGCTAGCAGCCAATCTCATCTTGTGCAGGAGCCGctcccgccgccgccgcaacTTCTCCTTAGTCTGCTTGTACCGCTTTACTTCCAGTCTTCCCGCCAATTTGTCCTCCTCCGTTCGTGgctgtgaaaaaaaaagcaatcagtgtcttaaaaatttttattttatattgacgtatcttgtgttatttatgttttttacaaAGCTTTTTTCTTGATACCCGTGACGCGCATAAAACTGGTTAATTCGCCATATCAAGTTAACAAAGTAGTAACATTTACTGGTatgttaatacaaaattatggTGGTGTACTTAAAATTATCCTTCTCTCGgagggatagacagaaactaccaatagaaaaagaataggactactccatctccaTACTCcagaaataataaacttggtattcttcttttaggcgatgggctaacaacctgtcactatttaaatctcaattatatcattaagccaaacagttcaacgtggcctttcagtcttttcataactgttgactctgtctaccccgctaaggatatagacgtgattatacgtatgtatgttaataaaacagtatTAAAACTCACACTGATAGGTCTTTCAGAGACGAGTCCGGGCCGCCGTTTCCTGGGCTTGACGCTCACCAGCGCGTGGTCCGGTATCAGCCCGTTGTGGGTGTCTTCTTTGATCACTGCAAAATAAGAAAGAACAAAATAGTTCAAGTTGCGAATATAATATGGTTGCAAAATGTTCAAATCTCATAAAAGTAATGTCAAAACTTacaagttacaaaatattacactACATCTCTTCCTGAATCTGAGGGCACTCAGTAGATTTCTCATAAttacatgaataaataaactactttTTCGCCAGTAGATTTTCTTAAACTCTACACAATCATCAAATTTACgcagtataattatatatctttattttatttggaatatatatctataatcatacttatgtatgtaaactattatatgtaagtgtattaagtaaccaattattcatattcatattattatttcttttacagttatcgcaccacccgtacattcatctcagtttggtccaaaggtttgactggcagagaatgccttgtggcatcaAGTTGCCTCCACCTGttatacattttacgtgcataaagtttaaataaattaaaataaatctaaaaacgTCCAAGTTGCAAACAcgtcaagtttaaaagccatTACGCTACATAATGAACTCGTAGTATAGCAACTCAACTATAAAAGGGTCGGTTGTTGAACGTTAAGgtaattgtaaaaattgtttaaaattgtatagctCATGGACCACttagaaaaaaagttaatatttaagtgaagaaaaatagtgatcttcttttgtaaatttgtttcaCAATGATTGTCATGAATTAGAATAATTcacgatatgtatgttttaagtttttatattatagtttttttaccAACgcgtagttattttattttatcccggcatattcttttaaacaataatctgATTATGTACATCAGTTTGAACGcaaaccgatgctcttacactgagggaaaacatcgtgagaggAAACATATTtgatcatttgtttttttttttttcagtattaAATGTCACATTTCAGTAAAGAAAAGTGGTACCAACCTTCATAGATTCCGTTGACTCCTTCAACCATCTTGCCCTTCCGGTTCATCACCGCCGCGTCGACCGGGTTCACCTGCTGTTCCTCTTCCTCCTCCTCTGAACTGTCATCTGtacaagaaaagaaaaaaaatctaaattaagtTCCGGTACGGTCTTTCTTACTAAGTAGATAACATTATGTATAACGAAGTAAAAGTGATTCATctctactttttaaattacgaaGAGTCAAACGTCATTGAAGACTAGAAAGTATCGTTAAGtaaacacaatatttattattcgtgcaaaattattgtttaaatggaaaaattatatgacctggttattttaaatgacatcgttacaattttcatttttgtttaatagatatagacatgtctatatccttggcaaggtagacaaagctaacagttttgaaaagactgtaaggaaatattcagctgtttggcttaatgataaaattgagcttcaaatagtggcatgtcgccagcccatcacctacaagatgCATCCtaaattatataagcctatcccttttacaacatccttGGGATAGATACGGGAGTGGTTCTTAAAAtgtcgagaaccacacggaaaacaatttttgtttcttcttaTTGATTACCTGGACTGGGCGGGGGCGGCGGGGTGGGCGGCGCCCACTGCGGCTGGCGCAGCTTCACGTGGTAGTAGtaccgccgcccgccgccgtcCAGCGCGCTGCGCCACATTGACGGCAACAGCGGCTCCGCTTTACTGTCCGCCGGCTGCGGTAGAGCCGTGGGCATGGTCTGGCCTGGCATGCCGGGCATTGAGGGCATGTTGGCCATGGTCGGCATACTGGCCATGTGCGGCATGTTGGCCATGTTGGGCATATTGGCCATGTTGGGCATATTGGCCATGTTGGGCATGTTCGACATGTTGGGTATCATGCCCGCCATGTCTGGAGTCTGTCCGATCGGTAAACCCCCGGGAAcctaaaataaagtttgtaaatttaaaacggCATTTTTGTAGCGATATTGTTAAGATTTTCAGCAGCAAGTTTGTAAAAACAAGagtgaaaaaaatttaaacttatctACAAATATCTTTGTCGAGTGCCACTTTGTTCTTAAAGCATTTGAATAAGCACTTTTAACTCTATATTCAGAGACAAAACTTCGTGcataatttataacatacacacacataacaTAGATTTTCTAGATTTTTACACTCATTCAAacaagtacttacataaagtCAAATGTTTAACATGACGAGAACACATAAAAcggttattattattgttcatACCTGCATGGCATCAGGCACGGGCGGCTGCGTGGGCGGGAATCCGGGCATTTGTTGTCCAAACATGAACCCTGGCATGCCGAAACCGCTCATACCCATCATGCTGTGGAGAAACATAATCATTTACTAAAATGCATCAAAATAAGGCAGGTTCTTCACACAGTTGAGCTTTTCTTGGGAAAATCCTTTGTTCAATTATAACCATCATCGAAATCTGGCCTCTTTAGAAAAGAATACATATACGTCTaaatccattgcggggtagacagagccaacagacttgacaACACAAAAAGGGCCACGTCCatctggcttaatgacagCATCGTTAGAAACCTAGTCGCCCACCGACCCCGCCATATGATAGTAACAATAAAGGCGTACTTGATCACGGTATCCCCTACGCCAGGTAAGTAGGTCCTACTTCCGAAATCTCTTATTAGGTATATGCCTTGTtttgcataatttttatacCTTACACACTCACTACACATTATAATCATTAACTTGTCTTCTCTTTTACTAACAATCCCTACTTGttgtgtttgtctttttgtgtttGCACATTTGTTAACCTTCTCCTTTCAGATTGTATACCGTCCAATTTTGTAACTTCGTGTCTCTTCAAACCATGaccataatatagaaaagaaagaaagaaaaaggcGTACTTGTGGTGCGGCACGCAGTAGGGCGGCGCGTAGGGCGCGCAGTACGGCAGCTCGCGCCAGTCGGCCGGCGCGCCCACGCCGCCCACGCCGCCCGGGAACATTTGCTGGAACAattgcaaaacaaaaattacaaatttcacAATTACCTACATCATACAAAATCTCAACTTTACCTAATCTAAGAATTTCATAATAGTGTAatccaaaataattttaccgtAATAAGAGAAGCATATAAGCGTTTCGCGTTTATTTTCACCTGCAAGAAAACTTACGCAAGAAAAGTCCGACAGCAGCTtgctagtaataaaaattaatctttCGTCATTGTACAGGGTCTTCTCTTGCTAGCTGCTTGCGGAAGTTTTGTTGCAGTTGAAACGCGGCCTTTGTGAAAGCAAACATTAGAGCAACAGTCTCATTATTCTTCTCAAATCTGTAAAATTGGTAGAGCCAGGAACGTGGAAGTCGGAGAGGTTAGTGCCCAGGTTGGAGAAGGTATAGTCACCCGCCGATAGGCGTCGTGCGGCCAGTACTGCGGCATTTGCCAATGACTGCGCGAGCGCCAGCGGTCGCGCTTGTCTTTGCTTTTTCCTTTCTTATGTAACTGTCTTGAGTATAGTTACTTTTGTGGTTGTGTGTTATCGCTGAGTACTCTATTAGAGAACGCTAGAGCAGCACAATGGTCTCATGATTCGACGACACTAACAGGAAGATAGCTATGGGTGATGACTGTGTGGTACCTGAATTGTTGGAGATCAGTTACCTGGTATGAGGCAAAGGATGTATGGTAATGGGGTTGGGGGAGTAAGAGGGTAGTTAGTGGTGGGTGACTGAGGTGAAGGAGTGTGGGGAATGGGGGATTAGTGGCCAGATCAGTGCGGGTATAGTACCTGGTAGGCGTCGTGCGGCCAGTACTGCGGCGGCTGCCAGGGCTCGCGCGGGCGCCGCCGCTCGCGCtcggccgccgccgccgcctccGCGAACGCGCGCCGCCGCTCCTCCTTGCTCATCGGCGGAACTGATGCTAGCACGCGCTCGTTCAGTCtacaaaacataattattcaaGTATAACCCGTTAATATACCAAACAGTTctacggtgagagaaaacatcgtgaggaaaccagcACATTTCAGGCAACTAgaggagtcgtttcgtgtaaaaacctgactcgcccaatccaggagccatggtcaaaggcataccccttCGTCCGCACCCCCtgtctcctctccagagtggcgaggatgcaaccgtgattaaagccaggaggacTTCCTAACAACAGATCGCGAAATGAAGATGCCTACGACAAGAACGAAATCATGTTTCCTTGACTAGATTACTCTTCCTCTAGAAGACTGTGTGAGTTGCGACCTCCCGCTAGGCAAGTAATTATCAGAATCTAAAACTTGTTGCAGGTCTGATCTCCATCATGACTCTGCTTAGGTCAAATCCGTTGAAAGAGTTTATTCCCTTCCCGACATCAAATACTAGCGTTACAAAGCAccaaacataaaataacatagaATCGCGtttttttcccggaggagtgAACCGAAACTACATTGTTGTCACTTAACAAGATCACTGTATACTTAATCTTTcgctacatccacattcataattctttaaaataaaaactcttaataaattacaaacctTATACTCCGCCTGCCCTCCGGACTGCTCCTGCGCTTCCTCCTGTCCCTGTCGTCTCTATCGCGCTCCTTGTCACGCTCGCGCTCCCTATACCTATCCCTGTCTCTGTCCCTGTCCCTGTCTCTGTCCCGCTCGCGCTTCTCGTCCCTGTCTCTGTCCCGCTCGTCGCGGCGGTCCCTGTCCCGGCCGCGGTCCTTGTCCCGCACCTCGGTAGAATCCGCCGCTCTCCGCTCCACGTTCGCCTGCCTCTCGTGCTCCTTCATTTGCTGTATACGCTCTTTCTTTGGAATTTTGAACACTTCCTGTAAGAGAAATGTTGAAACAATTTCACTGCAATGTACACATGTTTTTGCtcattagtttatttatatgggACAAAAACGAAGtgaagactgttgactttttccttgtatattttaagtttaatttgacTGTCCCACTAAACCTGATCTTTTATCCTTACTTTATTAGAGGTCAACGATAAAATCAAGCTATTCGGCTAGCAGTAGTAACTAAGGCATTTTCTtgggaaaaaaaaacattttttgtcttaCGCAAAAACACatgaaagtaatattttaaataatgtcatTTTATAAACTGGTTCAAGTCTCACCTTCAAACTGGCCCATCTTTCCAATAACTGATTGCAATAATTCTTCAGTTTGTCATTCATCGCCGCAACGTCTTTCTTATCAGGTGAGGCCGTCTCTTGATTACCACTGTTTGGTAGATCAACTGGAAGACCtggaaaaatacatatttaaagcatttttgttaataaaaaaaaactaaactgccacattcagctgtaaggcacaatgagattcaaatagtgacattttGTCAGCCCATCGCATCACCCAAAAGAAGAAGCCAAAGTTCAACCCcttccttgattgactttatgttttttcttgCTTCCAGACCTGGATGAATGTGCACCCTAaagcgccttttacgatatccgtgttaaaataatggagtggtcctagtctAAAGTAGCGGGTATAGTATTAATTTGTGAATACTACACTATAGTCATTTGTATTTCagattcatggtcaaaggcataccccggccCCCTCTCCAGAGTGGGGAGGATGCAACCGCGACTTAAGCCAGGCAGAATTATTAGTTTGTATCTcattacatcattaagccatacaactgaatgtggcctttcagtcctttcaaaacttagctttgtctaccctgcaagggatatatacgtgactatgtatatatgtagtattaatatgtgaataatattatatataagttatCTTACCTGTAGCCTCGTCAATGAACCCGTGTTCCTGTTGGTCCGCAGCGCTCAGCCACCGCTCCACGATGGTGAAGAAGCGGCTCTCCTGCACCATCGTCTTGTTGGTGATGGGGAGCCGGTCCACTGTCTGCAGCATCTCTAGCctgcaaataaaaatctcgTATTAATTGACAGTCAATATGCGGTTATAAAGGGAACCAAATACAAGAAATCATGCTGATTTGGCTAACTTTGGTCTGGATAGATCAACAACAGGCCAATATAAGTCAATAACCCGAGTCCACCATAGTCCTAAAACAGGCTTCTACAAGAAAGGACGGCAACCATAGTAGATCCACTCTGTCAAACtctcataatttaaaaaccttttcctgaactacatacatacctacatacataaaatcacgccttttcccggtggttaggcagagactatatctttcttcttgccacgatctatgcatacttccttcgcttcatccccattcataactctcttcatacaatcTCTTTTctgaagttatttattatattcattaatttaactgAAGTCAAGTGGTGCATACAACAAGGAACTAATATTACAGAACAGTCTTCGGCAAGACAGATCAGTGTAATGTTGTAACCGCAGTAGAGCTCTACTTGAGCTTACGACccaactcttttttttttttcattcattcattcattccatatatgaataaaaacaatcgCTCACCTAAAGTCAAGTGGTGCATCATTACACCAAGGAGCCAATAACCGCAATCCGCGATAGTCCAAGAACAATCTTCGGCAAGGCAGGTCGGCGTCGCGTAGTAGCCGCAGTAAAGCCACTTGAGCTTTCCGACTCTTCGCTCTGACCACAGTTCGCGATAAACGAAGGGTGTGGCTTTGATTCTTGACACCAGTTCGACCAAGAAGCTCCAGTTCTTCTTCGATCTAAGGGAaaacaagttattttattagtaggcATCATTATACACTTGTACATGTTTTTAAAGTGCACCTGCAAATGTTATTTCTGATTAAACACATGGTGACTTTTTATTGGATTCAAATGTCTTTTGGACAAAGTTTAAAACTCAAAAAGTTCACAACAAGAACCAGGCGACATTCGAACAGAACATAGAAGTCTTCCGGTTTGTAACAATATCTAAAGGTAGTAATAAACCAGATTCTTTTCTTTCCACCTAATAAGCTTCTAAAAAGAACTCACATCAGCATCTTGCACCAGGTCAGTCTTGGGCTTGTACTTGCGTTCCCGCTTGGGTCTCCTGGGTCGCGGGGTTTCTTGGAGTTTCGCGTCTCCCGATTCTGCCGCTGACGACTCGTCGGCGCCACTCTTCGATGTCGAAACATCTTCATCTTCCTGTTAAACAATATTGAATATTTACTATAGGCATTGAATAAGTAAATCGTCTAAATAACCTATTTTGGTTCAATGCTATAACAGAGTTACGAAGTTCAGACGGgattcgcttcgtgtaatGACCTGTTTTACTTACTCCTGAAAAACAGTCTTTGTTCTGTCAAAATTCTCTTAGATAAGGCAATCCGGTGAATAGAAGGTTATTAATCACACATACTTAcacaaatacatacttaaatcacgccttttcctgaggggtagacagggactacatctttccacttgccacgatccctgcatactacTTTTGCTATGTATgactaagtttatttaatttattataaaaacgttATGTGAAAAGATATATCATTGTAATACTATATCACTCATTTAATCACTATAAGGCCATGACGaagaaaaatacctacttaatcaGAATCAAACGACCTTAAAGTGTCTGTACTAAGAACTCATAAATTATACTCAAATCACACGTATCTTCCACTTACTcaaacgaaatttaaaaatgtacctCATCATACTCGTCGTCGGAGTCCGGCTCGGCGCCGATCCAGCCGCGGCAGTTGTGCGCGCCGCAGTAGCAGCGCTGCGCCACCTTTCTGCGGAACCACGGAAACAACACATCAACACCCCAGTTTTACTGCGCTGGGCGCTGGAATGCACATTGTACTCGTTTTTCAcagatatacaaatatttggtCATTGTGTCTTTCCTGTAATCCATACAGGAATGAAGTCTGAAatcttcaaaataattaaaagaagaataaacaatttatgtGCTTGTATTAGcgtcaatttaataattttgttcttCTTAAGATGTATTTCACGCATGGCACCTATTCGCTTAAGTCATAATTCATAACCAGTActaatatttatcattttatgttATACAATTCAGGActgattcaaaatattttactgctaataacttttttattctaattaaaaacGCAACTTTGCATgtatgattattaaaataacaaaactcaCCCAAATCTTTGGAACTGGTAATCAAACGTAATCTCCTCTCCGGCAACAATATCCCGTTTGCTGAAGAATCCGATCCTCAACTCTCCGTTGACAGTCCACTTCTGCGTCTCGGCGTTAGGATCGCACGAGTGGTTGATGA
This genomic window contains:
- the LOC106128991 gene encoding probable histone-lysine N-methyltransferase CG1716, producing MAKRKKAAVNPAASRRTSRRNKQPTDDSASASTASESPASELPPTDSSQPLQNTTSLEPTTSNPDITQIDPQSSSNATKSLQTPIVALHKKFGKYRLFNSDETLTKKYEVGSDSETNSSLEVRVVDPCASSESDSNAAESQSDTNSRACISPMISSISLTQSQCSSRDISPVPVMPKSPQVVPLIETVESDDKMCLDTITSFVPIPPDLGMTPSTDPIISENCEEIPIPVSENNPPEDMNQSEQVEYGGDDDEVITIVQIVEDDNPELYYRINIDSPKEQTSHQTDNYVNEKHDEYVQKHFEKLNIVSSEESMVSPMQYCESLCTPPVCITPDLQFPKENINEHLVRPDPSLTPSSTLSDDSNSSRITEVNQNNSNDSAESSPTGVRRSSRIKTISNLKQKTKGYGLVKTPLKKALITQTKLKLEEIGSDSQDKSSDTTLSNAPVSPSFPVPSDMPVKVKSRWRRSSELEMGAGSPANSPLASPSLPQRLPTVAESQNLEEEQTFPISKEAYDRIIDERMKQYEHLEENDYLCERMISKETKKMICDCFMTKEELERGELACGDDCLNRLLMIECNSRCPVGDRCTNRRFQKRENAALKVFYADKKGCGVEAELDIPSGEFLMEYVGEVLDYDQFYKRAQAYSDENNLHHYFMSLKGDTVIDATTKGNISRFINHSCDPNAETQKWTVNGELRIGFFSKRDIVAGEEITFDYQFQRFGKVAQRCYCGAHNCRGWIGAEPDSDDEYDEEDEDVSTSKSGADESSAAESGDAKLQETPRPRRPKRERKYKPKTDLVQDADIEEELELLGRTGVKNQSHTLRLSRTVVRAKSRKAQVALLRLLRDADLPCRRLFLDYRGLRLLAPWCNDAPLDFRLEMLQTVDRLPITNKTMVQESRFFTIVERWLSAADQQEHGFIDEATGLPVDLPNSGNQETASPDKKDVAAMNDKLKNYCNQLLERWASLKEVFKIPKKERIQQMKEHERQANVERRAADSTEVRDKDRGRDRDRRDERDRDRDEKRERDRDRDRDRDRDRYRERERDKERDRDDRDRRKRRSSPEGRRSIRLNERVLASVPPMSKEERRRAFAEAAAAAERERRRPREPWQPPQYWPHDAYQQMFPGGVGGVGAPADWRELPYCAPYAPPYCVPHHNMMGMSGFGMPGFMFGQQMPGFPPTQPPVPDAMQVPGGLPIGQTPDMAGMIPNMSNMPNMANMPNMANMPNMANMPHMASMPTMANMPSMPGMPGQTMPTALPQPADSKAEPLLPSMWRSALDGGGRRYYYHVKLRQPQWAPPTPPPPPSPDDSSEEEEEEQQVNPVDAAVMNRKGKMVEGVNGIYEVIKEDTHNGLIPDHALVSVKPRKRRPGLVSERPISPRTEEDKLAGRLEVKRYKQTKEKLRRRRERLLHKMRLAASKHENDLKLVDLVDSDSDSEDDSDDDKPRMVEKSPDITTSPVVAAPAPAPALTAAELEELSRRKKEQFRSSMARVMVAHLNPYRHADAPAGRITSTADFKHLARKLTHFVMLKELKHCQSVEELVVTDSVRSKAKMFVKKYMAKFGPVYKRPPEEAD